TTGAAAGGACGACGTGTGGTGGTAGATGTCGAGAGAGGAAGGACTACTAAAGGATGGAAACCCAGGAAATTGGGTGGTGGAAGAGGTGGCAGAGGATACACTAAAGAAGAGCTTTTAAGGAGAAGAAGTGCACTCAGCCGGCCACTTGGAGATGCTCCTAGTAACGGCAGAGACAGGAATCGTGATTCCAGAGGAGGTCGACCTGACAGAGGGCCCGACAGAGGCCATGACCGAGGTTCGTATCATGATCGAGACGGGCCGCCACCACGAAACGGGTCCGCTTCCTGGGACAAGAGAGCTGCCGAACGAGAATACCGCGATCGCGAAcgtgctgctgccagaaaCGATTTCAGAGGAAACGACCGTTACCGCGACCGAGACAGGCCACGAGACCGCGACCCGGCCAGATACTACGACCGCCGcgaaccaccaccaccgccaccgCATCGCGACCACAGACCGTACCGCGAACGGAGCCCTCCTCGCCATTATTAGTGTTTTCTCTCCTGTAGCATATGTGTATATTTAATAATCCAGTGACGTGTTTCTGGGGTgtggtctgcctccggcggctggggctctgccccagaccccgtggctcctctcgctgcgctcgagtcggtagCGTATCGGTGAGGCAGCGAGGTGGAAGGGGGGATTAGATTAGCTTTTTAAAGGATGGGAGGGGTTGTTATCGTGCAGATGATAAGATTATGCGATGCATTGCCGATCGACCTTGGACCCTggaagcccgactcgagcgaagcgagaggagcagcggggtctggggtggagTCTCAGCCGCCGGAAGCTGTGACCCTTCTGCGGCTCCTAGTCATCTGGTGATAGTTTTCAGAACAACACCGTCCGACTTAATAGAACCCGAGCCTCGAGAACCGATGTTCAGTGCATTGTTTTAATGGATATTCTGATTAAtgtgaatttttttcaggaCCGAGTGTATTATAGAGCCGGGGACGacgacgcaacgactcgagcgcagcgagaggagcaacggggtctggggcagagccccagccgccggaggcagcagactCGGTCGGGCGTTTTGTTACTAAAATGAAAAgttatgaagaagaaaaattcTCAATAAAGAACGAAGACTAAAGGCCATCGAGAGACTGCATTCTGAGACAGGTGTGGTACAGGCATCTGAAACAGGAACAACGGGCGGATGATACAACGAGCATGTCGGAGTCGGAACCGTTGTATTTGCCGGTTCCTCAACAGAAAGAAATGCAAATGCATACAGCGAGTGGACCGCATACCGCATGGTTTGACAACCTCGACTCGCAGCTGTCGCTAATCGCCGTTAAAGTCCGCCATGAACTGGGCTCAGGATTTCCCTGCAGACCATATGTATTGGTTCTCTTTCGTCGGTTAAATCATTTTCCACAGGACCAGCATTGCATGGCATCACCAGCCACGTTCTTTTGCTGTTGAATCGTGGGTTTTATGTAGTGAGTCTGACGAATAATGTCTTAGGTTCGCAATTGGCTATGACTATCGGTCGTGGAAGGTCTGTGGCTTGTCTGTGGCTTGATCGTGGCACGCCTGTGACATGCTTATGTCTCGTTTATGGCGCTTGATTTTGTCATCGTCCAAGTACATCAGTTTTTGTAACCTTCAGGGTACCTCTATCAAGTTCACCACAGCCGGATAAAACCCAGAAAGGAAAATAACGAGGTGTGACCCCCGCAGAAAATCAGTGAATTGGCAGCCACGTGCGTTAATTCTCGAATGGCCATTAACTATCGTCTTGCACTTGACCCCACGGCTCAATTACAGTATAGGATTAACATTCGGTTTAACaacaaaatttttttcctcATTGCTTTTTAAACGTGCCAAAACCAGGCCCTTTTAGGCAGGTATGTAGGTTCGCTGCATATGAAGAAGCTTGTGAACTGCACGACGTTCGACTATCATTTCAACGTCACCCAGTTGCTTTTTATGCACCTATATTTGATGCGGACCCGTATCCGACGTAATGGATACCCCAACCGTTTGAAGATCTTTTGGCTGGACATGATGAAGATCCACGAGTTTATTCATGAGAgatacttttttttatgaTAGATTATTATCTTAATCTCCGTCCCACGTGTGATGCGATTGATACTTCATTTGATATAGCCATATGACTCCGCATCTAGACAAGATACCATATTCTGATCTCCGTGAATCAGATAAATAGATAAATATCAGCCAGAATGTCGTCAGGTtggttttttcttttcgGTGACAAGACTGCAAATACAGACAGACCgttgaaaaaataaaatgtTAGTTTCAGCTTTGGTTAGTGGCCTT
The Sugiyamaella lignohabitans strain CBS 10342 chromosome A, complete sequence genome window above contains:
- the SNP1 gene encoding Snp1p (Component of U1 snRNP required for mRNA splicing via spliceosome; substrate of the arginine methyltransferase Hmt1p; may interact with poly(A) polymerase to regulate polyadenylation; homolog of human U1 70K protein; protein abundance increases in response to DNA replication stress; GO_component: GO:0005685 - U1 snRNP [Evidence IDA] [PMID 9630245]; GO_component: GO:0071004 - U2-type prespliceosome [Evidence IDA] [PMID 16618970]; GO_component: GO:0000243 - commitment complex [Evidence IPI] [PMID 10072386]; GO_component: GO:0005634 - nucleus [Evidence IEA,IEA]; GO_component: GO:0030529 - ribonucleoprotein complex [Evidence IEA]; GO_component: GO:0005681 - spliceosomal complex [Evidence IEA]; GO_function: GO:0003723 - RNA binding [Evidence IEA]; GO_function: GO:0030619 - U1 snRNA binding [Evidence IPI] [PMID 1387202]; GO_function: GO:0003729 - mRNA binding [Evidence IPI] [PMID 10072386]; GO_function: GO:0003676 - nucleic acid binding [Evidence IEA]; GO_function: GO:0000166 - nucleotide binding [Evidence IEA]; GO_process: GO:0008380 - RNA splicing [Evidence IEA]; GO_process: GO:0006397 - mRNA processing [Evidence IEA]; GO_process: GO:0000398 - mRNA splicing, via spliceosome [Evidence IPI] [PMID 10072386]), with the protein product MTTDHEKDYVPTDNWLQIVKNNRRKKAAENAVKLKEAIAKWNPDDDPQVRGDPYKTLFLSRLHYDIVEKDLEEVFSRYGILERIRLVRDQEGKSRGYAFIVFERERDMRIAHKENLGLTLKGRRVVVDVERGRTTKGWKPRKLGGGRGGRGYTKEELLRRRSALSRPLGDAPSNGRDRNRDSRGGRPDRGPDRGHDRGSYHDRDGPPPRNGSASWDKRAAEREYRDRERAAARNDFRGNDRYRDRDRPRDRDPARYYDRREPPPPPPHRDHRPYRERSPPRHY